CTTTTCGCGGATTCTCATGATGTCCCGGATTCTCCAGGTACGCGGTCCGATTGTCTCCCCCCGGTCGTGTTTTTTTATTTCGTACTTCCGCCTGCGAGTGATGGAGACTCCGTGCTATCTTTTCTTGGGTCATTCTTGGCTGTCGCCAGCGATGGGGGGaagggggagggaaaaaaaacgAGTCTTTCTGCTGTTTAGATCGTCGAATTCtcagctgctgctgcttcttcttcttcttcttttcttggggAGAGTTTTCGCGGTTTCGAAATTCGTCGGTTTTGATGAGCCCGTGAATCTTTTGCATGTGAGCGTGTAAATCTCCCTCCCTTTCGGACCTGCGGATTCTCAAAATCGGGTTTTGGTCGGTACCCAGATTTCTTTTCGAGCTGCTGCTCTGGCTGTCCCGGCATTTCTGGAGCTCCCACGGTCCGGCAGACCAAAAAGCTTCgatctttttatccttttcccGCTGACACTACTGCTCGCCCCCCCTACCCTCGTTGATTCTTCTCGGAATTTCGTTGAATTGGCTGTTCCCACAGTGATTTGAACCCGCGACTGTTGCTGTCTGCTCTTATTGAAGATCGGAACAATGCTGTAAATGCGGGTTCCAACAGTGGTGCCCCTTCTCTTCCTCATGTTATGGTCCCTGATCTTTTCCCTGCATCATTTCGACCTTTTCTTTTCCGCGAGATTCTTCTTTTAGGACACTGAGCTTTAGGTGGGCTTTTTTCTCAGTACAATGAAAAGGGGTTCCTTTTTATAGAAACGGGATCTGCTTTTTCTCCACATCTTGCGAGCAACAATAGTAGCATCAATAATAGACTCATAATATTAATATCCAtagttatcatcatcatcatcatcatcatcatcgaaaaatttcttttttgttatccgatccctccctctccctctgtGAGAAAACAAAGTACCCTTTGAGGTCATGATTTCGCCCATCGGACCCTGTCTTTTATGCCGAATGCCATAAACAAATCCCAACATTGCGTTTCCTTACTCCCTTTATTTTTTAACTGTCTTTTGGGGGTTCTGCTCGGGGTAGGCATCCACTGTTTAAAGAATGGATATTAGGATTATGGGTGTCTGTTATATTAAAGTAATATCGCATCTCCGGTAGCTTCAAAATTTTTAAGCCcgaaaagaataataaattatatcgTCTGATCTACTTGTTCCGTAGTGGGGCTGACGTGAAATGTCAAAGCACGCAGAACacaaaggaggagagaggagagagagagtgaagtaTTATCAGAACAAGAATATTGTACTGCTGCTGCTGGAAATTTATGCCTCATTTTTCTTGTTATGGGCCTGTTAATAAGAACATTATCTAACTTGCTGTCCTttattctccttcttcctcttgaacagGGCAGATTCAGATTCTGAACaaagatagttttttttttcccatctctCTCGGGGCAGTCAAAAGGGGGCTCGAGGAAGCGTAGATGGAGGGCGATGCATTCCCGGGGTTCGGCGGCGGGGCTCACCACCACCAGATAGACACCAAGATACTGCAGACCTTCCAAAAGAGCTTTGTGCAGGTGCAGAGCATCCTGGACCAGAACAGGCTGCTGATCAACGAGATAAACCAGAATCAAGAGTCCAGAGTCCCGGACAGCCTGAGCCGGAACGTGGACTGATCCGCGAGCTCAACAACAACATCCGGACAGTGGTCAATCTCTACGCCGATCTGTCGAGCAACTTCACCAAGTCCATGGACGCATCTTCCGAGGGCGACTCGAGCGGCGGTGCTATGAGATCAGACGCCAAAGCTGGGCTGAAGAGAAATAGACCTGCGTAGAAACGACCCCGAAATCAAGAAAGCAAGCAAAAAAGAAGATCCTACCCTTTTGCTTATTCTCTCTGTAGCTTGATGGGATGAAGTTAGATGAaggaagaaaggaggagaaagtgGGGTTCTTGGTGGGTGGTGGTAGAATCTGATTGTCAAGTGCTTGATGGATCCATCACGAATCAGTGAAGTCACTGAAGTGGCTCTGATCTGTGTCTCTTGTGGTTCCCCTTTTTCGCTTCCAGATTCATCCGTACTTCTTCCCTAGGAGGAGAATAATTGTTCCGAGGAGTAGAAATTCCCCTCTCTGTCTGTAACTCCATTGTATCCGTGGATCCAATTGGGAATCAATCATGCTTTGTTCCATCTGGTGTTTGCGTGTGTCCGTACTTTGTCATTTAGCATATGTTTCGCACTGTCCATCCAACTATAAAAGAGGTTCTTATTCATTGCCAAgcctcatatatatatatatgatatgcataCCCACACATGTATATTCAAGTTCTCTTGATAAAGAAAGTTCTCGGTTTTCTCTGAGTCTACGAGAAATGGAGCAAAGTGAAGGACACTTGATAGCGTGAACGGGCAATAAATAACCATTGAACGAGATTGCTCTTccgttt
This genomic stretch from Eucalyptus grandis isolate ANBG69807.140 chromosome 3, ASM1654582v1, whole genome shotgun sequence harbors:
- the LOC104436433 gene encoding LOW QUALITY PROTEIN: protein ELF4-LIKE 3 (The sequence of the model RefSeq protein was modified relative to this genomic sequence to represent the inferred CDS: inserted 1 base in 1 codon), with product MEGDAFPGFGGGAHHHQIDTKILQTFQKSFVQVQSILDQNRLLINEINQNQESRVPDSLSRNXGLIRELNNNIRTVVNLYADLSSNFTKSMDASSEGDSSGGAMRSDAKAGLKRNRPA